One part of the Chryseobacterium mulctrae genome encodes these proteins:
- a CDS encoding beta strand repeat-containing protein — MKKNLLLIILIFFTGLFYKAQDIAVNISGPKAITTGGSVTYKIYVTNNSTTNATNVTVKASNAANITETTISYANGPGNGGSSTNPSGGTVTLANLQGASGIVIPSLPSGSAGVFTVTGTASSTVANINYTATASSGGTDTNSANNSVTFVTNVYATASCGSTTTYTLNLAQTASNNSIAFNGGTINLYYTRTGGTAIAGLADPLIIPVSYSDSNSYSGTDHRWYSIVNETGGTGDGVNLGLATYDSNANAATQIADPGSIYNGLPASNIESSAIPYVGNGAIDGTITEALRLGTINQLGTFTLNFGNLTLPSGVRITSKNLIIQGRGSGNTNASTTAYVSGYYAKPIIQNAVLTGTGSVTSDTEMEFGQTYTWRYTAFATTGFPRQHNNRRGVVFKSGVITFTTAAAIPTITTTAATCSANGTATISNYNGTPSSYTFSPTGPTVAMGGVISNLTLGTTYTVTATVSGCQSNASAEFNIAAQLGSTTIPNFNDFESSAYRYFYDNTDNIASFGIKCGGGITADLTTLALRTAVSGSPIPATPLPVGTTLTWHSATPATDANQITDPLTAVTGATRKIYAAFRGGVNCYSPTREISIYAPICATDDDYTAIPITYGVGGTLPSVFTNDTYNNVIISTMPPSSVGFNYSIWIPANANISFSTGVITVPPTVLPGIYSYSYKIADKDPDGIVDSNASYASITFRVIADSDGDSIHDDADVDDDNDGIMDTAECSNTITDMANAYSGGTLLNIVPSDFGLALNVKHQNVTKDLSAKFGYPANSGAVIINITNASVHPITDAWWTKNGEQPSRWNVSGKMSAFVLMSQNPEFYSNDSKTIHIYDAQTVTPITLPGMVNQTAIAGQWSILDTSIQKTLNNLDNNTSTNEYGNWRYANMNFGAKSFGFSTTTAFGEPTYAVMMYLECDSDNDGIPNRLDLDSDADSCADAMEGDANITLSQLITATGTLSGGSTTVNQNICTTCVSTSGSNIGLPQFTTTPIGYSNTTGQSIGSSQNALVNGCICYEDPSLVTGVTYPVKHGITILGRAGKDHGNWPMIRNSAYTALESKTKGFVITRNSNPEGSITIPTVGMMVFDTDENSGKGCLKIYTGGGAGEGWKCFNTQGCP, encoded by the coding sequence ATGAAAAAAAATCTATTGTTAATAATATTAATCTTTTTTACAGGATTATTTTACAAAGCCCAAGATATAGCTGTGAATATTTCCGGACCCAAAGCAATCACTACAGGTGGTTCAGTAACTTATAAAATTTACGTTACTAATAACAGTACAACAAATGCAACAAACGTAACTGTTAAAGCTTCAAATGCTGCGAATATTACAGAAACTACCATAAGTTATGCTAATGGACCAGGTAACGGAGGTTCTTCGACAAATCCAAGTGGAGGAACAGTTACTTTAGCAAATCTTCAAGGGGCTAGTGGTATAGTTATACCAAGTTTACCAAGTGGGAGTGCTGGTGTATTTACTGTAACGGGAACAGCAAGTAGCACCGTTGCTAATATAAATTATACCGCTACAGCTAGTTCTGGTGGAACCGATACCAATTCCGCAAATAACTCAGTAACATTTGTAACAAATGTGTATGCTACGGCGAGTTGTGGTAGCACAACTACATATACTTTAAATTTAGCACAAACAGCCTCTAACAATTCGATTGCGTTTAATGGTGGAACAATCAATCTTTATTATACAAGAACTGGAGGTACTGCAATTGCAGGTTTAGCTGATCCACTGATTATCCCTGTATCTTACAGTGATTCAAATAGTTACTCTGGAACAGATCATCGATGGTATTCAATAGTAAACGAGACTGGCGGAACAGGCGATGGTGTAAATCTAGGTTTGGCTACTTATGATAGTAATGCTAATGCTGCTACCCAAATTGCAGATCCTGGAAGCATTTACAATGGTTTGCCTGCATCAAATATTGAATCTAGTGCTATTCCTTATGTGGGTAATGGTGCTATTGACGGGACAATTACTGAAGCTCTGCGATTAGGTACGATTAACCAATTAGGTACATTTACATTAAATTTTGGAAACTTAACCTTGCCTTCGGGGGTCCGTATAACTTCAAAAAATTTAATTATACAAGGTCGAGGATCAGGAAATACTAATGCCTCTACTACAGCGTATGTTTCTGGTTATTATGCCAAGCCAATAATTCAGAATGCTGTACTAACTGGAACTGGTAGTGTTACATCCGATACTGAAATGGAGTTTGGGCAAACTTATACTTGGCGATACACTGCTTTTGCAACTACTGGATTTCCCAGACAGCATAATAATAGAAGAGGGGTTGTTTTTAAAAGTGGTGTGATAACTTTTACTACCGCTGCAGCAATACCAACCATAACAACCACAGCGGCTACTTGTTCCGCTAATGGAACTGCAACTATTTCAAATTACAATGGAACGCCTAGTTCTTATACATTTTCGCCGACAGGACCAACCGTAGCAATGGGAGGTGTAATTTCTAATTTGACACTTGGAACCACTTATACTGTTACAGCAACTGTTAGTGGTTGCCAATCTAATGCTAGTGCGGAATTTAATATTGCAGCTCAACTGGGATCGACAACGATTCCAAACTTTAATGATTTTGAATCGAGCGCCTACCGGTATTTTTATGATAACACTGATAATATTGCTTCTTTCGGTATTAAGTGTGGCGGTGGTATTACGGCAGACCTGACCACATTGGCGCTTAGAACTGCCGTATCAGGTAGCCCAATACCGGCAACTCCTTTACCGGTAGGTACCACTTTAACCTGGCACAGTGCAACACCTGCAACAGATGCCAATCAAATAACTGATCCTTTAACAGCAGTGACTGGTGCAACAAGAAAAATTTATGCCGCTTTTAGAGGTGGTGTAAACTGTTACTCGCCTACAAGAGAAATTAGTATATATGCGCCAATTTGTGCCACTGATGATGATTATACAGCAATACCGATTACTTATGGTGTTGGTGGAACATTACCATCTGTATTTACCAATGATACCTATAATAATGTAATTATTTCGACAATGCCACCTTCAAGTGTCGGTTTTAATTATTCCATATGGATACCGGCAAATGCAAATATCAGTTTTTCTACTGGAGTTATTACTGTTCCTCCAACCGTACTTCCGGGTATATACAGTTATTCCTACAAAATAGCGGATAAAGATCCAGATGGAATTGTAGATAGTAACGCTAGTTATGCTTCCATTACTTTTAGAGTAATAGCTGATAGCGATGGTGATAGTATTCACGATGACGCAGATGTAGATGATGACAATGATGGTATTATGGATACTGCAGAATGTAGCAATACAATCACAGATATGGCAAATGCATATTCTGGTGGAACATTATTAAATATTGTTCCATCTGATTTCGGATTAGCCTTAAATGTTAAACACCAAAATGTAACCAAAGATTTAAGCGCAAAATTTGGTTATCCTGCCAACTCAGGAGCGGTAATCATTAATATTACAAATGCTTCTGTACATCCCATAACAGATGCTTGGTGGACAAAAAACGGAGAACAACCTTCTAGATGGAATGTTTCCGGGAAAATGAGTGCATTTGTTCTAATGTCTCAAAATCCGGAATTCTATAGTAATGATAGTAAAACAATACATATTTATGATGCCCAAACAGTAACTCCAATCACGCTTCCGGGTATGGTAAATCAAACAGCAATAGCAGGACAATGGAGTATTTTAGATACTTCAATACAAAAAACGCTCAATAATCTTGATAATAATACTTCAACCAACGAATACGGTAACTGGAGATACGCCAATATGAATTTTGGAGCAAAATCTTTTGGCTTTTCTACCACTACAGCATTTGGAGAACCAACCTATGCTGTAATGATGTACTTGGAATGTGATTCAGATAATGATGGCATACCAAACCGTTTGGATCTTGACAGTGATGCCGATAGCTGTGCTGATGCTATGGAAGGTGATGCAAATATTACTTTATCACAATTGATTACAGCTACAGGAACACTTTCTGGAGGAAGCACAACAGTAAATCAGAATATATGTACAACTTGTGTCAGTACAAGCGGTAGCAATATTGGTCTGCCTCAGTTTACAACAACACCAATCGGCTACAGCAATACTACCGGGCAAAGTATTGGAAGTTCACAAAATGCATTGGTAAATGGGTGTATATGCTATGAAGATCCTTCATTAGTAACGGGAGTAACTTATCCTGTAAAACATGGTATTACCATATTAGGAAGAGCAGGAAAAGATCATGGAAACTGGCCAATGATCAGAAATTCCGCATACACTGCGCTGGAAAGTAAAACGAAAGGCTTTGTCATTACAAGAAACAGTAATCCTGAAGGATCAATTACAATTCCAACAGTTGGAATGATGGTGTTTGATACGGATGAAAACTCAGGAAAAGGATGTCTGAAGATTTACACAGGAGGCGGAGCTGGAGAAGGCTGGAAATGTTTCAATACTCAAGGATGCCCTTAA
- the htpG gene encoding molecular chaperone HtpG: protein MTKGNINVSVENIFPLIKKFLYSDHEIFLRELISNATDATLKLKHLTNIGEAKVDYGNPKIEVKIDKENKKLHIIDQGLGMTAEEVEKYINQVAFSGAEEFLEKYKDSAKDSGIIGHFGLGFYSAFMVAEKVEIISKSFKDEPAVHWICDGSPEFTLEETTAKTDRGTEIILHIAEDSLEFLEEGKIRELLTKYNKFMPVPIKFGTKTETLPLPEGAAEDAVAETIEVDNIVNNPTPAWTKSPSELKDEDYKAFYHELYPMQFEEPLFNIHLNVDYPFNLTGVLYFPKLANNLNIEKDKIQLYQNQVFVTDEVKGIVPDFLMLLRGVIDSPDIPLNVSRSYLQADGAVKKISSYITKKVADKMVSLINENREDYDKKWNDIKIVIEYGMISEDKFFEKSDKFALYPTTDGKYFLWNELEEKIKPNQTDKDGNLVILYATNADEQHSYIQSAKDKGYEVILLDSPIVPHLIQKLETSKEKISFARVDADHINNLIKKDEPAISKLNETEKESLKKNVEESINDKKFTVQLEDLDSNDAPFTITQPEFMRRMKDMQATGGGGMFGMGGFPEMYNLVVNSNSEFATKILANENAEEKSSQIKHALDLAKLSQNLLKGKELTDFIQRSYKQLEK, encoded by the coding sequence ATGACAAAAGGAAATATCAATGTTTCGGTGGAAAATATTTTTCCGTTGATTAAAAAATTTCTTTACAGCGACCACGAAATATTTTTAAGAGAATTAATTTCAAACGCAACAGATGCTACTTTAAAATTAAAGCATTTAACCAATATTGGTGAAGCTAAGGTAGACTATGGAAATCCGAAAATCGAGGTAAAAATCGATAAGGAAAACAAAAAGCTTCACATCATCGACCAAGGTTTAGGAATGACGGCTGAAGAAGTTGAAAAATACATCAACCAGGTTGCATTTTCAGGAGCTGAAGAATTCTTAGAAAAATATAAAGATTCAGCTAAAGATTCGGGAATTATCGGTCACTTTGGTTTAGGTTTCTACTCTGCTTTTATGGTAGCAGAAAAAGTAGAAATTATTTCAAAATCATTTAAAGACGAACCAGCGGTTCACTGGATTTGCGATGGAAGTCCTGAATTTACTTTAGAAGAGACTACTGCTAAAACCGACAGAGGAACTGAAATTATCCTTCACATCGCCGAAGATTCTTTAGAGTTTCTGGAAGAAGGAAAAATTCGTGAATTGTTGACGAAATACAACAAGTTTATGCCTGTTCCAATTAAATTTGGAACAAAAACTGAAACGCTTCCTTTACCGGAAGGTGCTGCAGAAGATGCGGTTGCTGAAACAATTGAGGTTGATAATATTGTTAACAATCCAACTCCGGCTTGGACGAAATCACCAAGCGAATTAAAGGACGAAGATTACAAAGCGTTCTATCACGAATTGTACCCGATGCAGTTTGAAGAGCCGTTATTTAATATTCATTTGAATGTTGATTATCCGTTCAATCTGACAGGAGTTTTATATTTCCCGAAATTGGCGAATAATTTAAATATTGAAAAAGATAAGATTCAGTTATACCAAAACCAGGTTTTCGTAACTGATGAGGTGAAAGGGATTGTTCCTGACTTTTTGATGTTGTTGAGAGGTGTGATCGATTCTCCGGATATTCCGTTGAACGTTTCTCGTTCTTATTTGCAAGCTGATGGCGCAGTGAAGAAAATTTCTTCTTACATCACGAAAAAAGTTGCCGATAAAATGGTTTCGTTGATTAACGAAAACCGCGAAGATTACGATAAAAAATGGAACGATATTAAAATCGTTATCGAATACGGAATGATTTCCGAAGATAAATTCTTTGAAAAATCTGACAAATTTGCACTTTACCCAACAACTGACGGAAAATATTTTCTTTGGAATGAATTAGAAGAAAAAATTAAACCTAATCAAACCGATAAGGATGGGAATTTAGTGATTCTTTATGCTACAAATGCAGACGAACAGCATTCTTACATTCAATCAGCTAAAGATAAAGGGTATGAAGTTATTCTTTTAGATTCACCAATTGTTCCGCATTTAATTCAAAAATTGGAAACTTCAAAAGAGAAGATTTCTTTTGCAAGAGTTGATGCAGATCACATCAATAACTTGATTAAAAAAGACGAACCGGCAATTTCTAAATTAAATGAAACTGAAAAAGAATCATTAAAGAAAAATGTTGAAGAATCTATTAATGATAAAAAATTCACTGTTCAGCTGGAAGATTTAGACAGCAACGACGCTCCGTTTACCATTACCCAGCCCGAATTTATGCGTAGAATGAAAGATATGCAGGCAACCGGAGGCGGTGGAATGTTCGGTATGGGAGGTTTCCCTGAAATGTATAATTTGGTGGTAAATTCTAACAGTGAATTTGCAACTAAAATTCTTGCTAATGAAAACGCTGAGGAGAAAAGCTCTCAAATTAAACACGCTTTAGACTTGGCTAAACTTTCTCAAAATCTGTTGAAAGGAAAAGAGTTGACAGACTTTATTCAGAGAAGTTACAAGCAACTGGAGAAGTAA
- a CDS encoding alpha/beta hydrolase, translating to MKAKTTITFLFIILTQFFYAQIDDKFYQPSKELKPIENLKYEEISYPVDKDTITAIVLKPNSVKPKATILFFHGAAGNVTTYTFITKPLVEAGFQVIMVDFRGYGKSTGKPTHLNVAEDGQKFFNYITRRNDVKNTKIIIYGASLGSQVSTHLARANKDKISGLIIDGGMSSFADIAAVFAPQFKDALAKMLSSVYAAKEDIKYTEGLPKLFIYSKNDKTVPFSQGEEIYKNASEPKQFFEFTADHLSAVSEKPAEVVKAVEALIK from the coding sequence ATGAAAGCAAAAACTACCATCACATTTTTATTCATTATCCTTACTCAATTTTTCTATGCTCAAATTGATGATAAATTTTATCAGCCCAGTAAAGAATTAAAACCTATAGAAAATTTGAAATACGAGGAAATCAGTTATCCTGTTGATAAAGACACCATCACTGCTATTGTTCTAAAACCAAATTCTGTAAAGCCAAAAGCTACCATTTTATTTTTCCACGGTGCAGCCGGAAATGTTACAACCTATACTTTTATAACAAAACCTTTGGTTGAGGCAGGATTTCAGGTTATCATGGTCGATTTCCGAGGATATGGAAAGTCTACAGGAAAACCAACCCACCTTAATGTTGCCGAAGACGGACAAAAGTTTTTTAATTATATAACAAGAAGAAACGATGTAAAAAACACTAAAATCATCATTTATGGAGCTTCTTTGGGATCTCAGGTTTCTACACATTTAGCGAGAGCCAATAAAGATAAAATTTCCGGTTTGATAATTGATGGCGGAATGTCTTCATTCGCAGATATTGCTGCTGTTTTCGCTCCACAATTTAAAGATGCACTTGCAAAAATGTTATCTTCCGTCTATGCTGCAAAAGAAGATATAAAATATACAGAAGGACTTCCAAAGCTATTTATCTATAGCAAAAATGATAAAACCGTTCCTTTTTCTCAGGGAGAAGAAATTTATAAAAATGCTTCTGAACCAAAACAGTTTTTTGAATTTACAGCCGATCACTTGAGTGCTGTATCCGAAAAGCCTGCAGAAGTTGTAAAAGCAGTTGAAGCTTTGATTAAGTAA
- a CDS encoding MGMT family protein: MNEIFKQQVWEITKLVPKGRVTSYGAIAKAVGLPNHSRHVGKAMGGCPKDVPAHRVISSSGTLSVPEFQERLEAEGIEVENFRIKNFKKLFWNPLDEL; this comes from the coding sequence ATGAATGAAATTTTCAAACAACAAGTCTGGGAAATTACCAAATTGGTACCCAAAGGAAGAGTGACGAGCTATGGCGCAATAGCCAAAGCTGTAGGTCTTCCTAATCATTCACGTCATGTTGGTAAAGCAATGGGAGGCTGCCCTAAAGACGTTCCTGCTCATCGTGTAATTTCAAGCTCAGGAACATTATCCGTTCCGGAATTTCAGGAAAGATTGGAAGCTGAAGGAATTGAAGTAGAAAACTTCAGAATAAAAAATTTCAAAAAACTATTTTGGAATCCTTTGGACGAATTGTAA
- a CDS encoding glucose 1-dehydrogenase → MSNFKGKAVIVTGAAMGLGLAAAEALASKGADLTLVDYNAEALEKAKAELSSKYPESKFITVTADVSVEENVKNYVDETVKAFGKVDGLYNNAGIEGKQAPLIDYDINVFKKVIDINLLGVYYGMKYVIPEMQKNGGGRIVNVASVGGIRGVLNQTAYVATKHAVAGMTKNAALEYGKDNILTNAIAPGAILTPMVAEAFNQVNPSDPKAAEKEYASRNPTRKLGDPKDVGNLVVYLLSDENGYVSGQVIAIDGGESNMYGNP, encoded by the coding sequence ATGTCAAACTTTAAAGGAAAAGCAGTAATCGTAACAGGTGCTGCAATGGGATTAGGATTGGCTGCAGCAGAAGCTTTAGCTTCAAAAGGTGCAGATCTTACTTTGGTAGATTATAATGCAGAGGCTTTGGAAAAAGCAAAAGCAGAATTGTCCTCAAAGTATCCTGAGAGTAAGTTTATTACAGTCACTGCTGATGTTTCTGTTGAAGAAAATGTAAAGAATTATGTAGACGAAACCGTAAAAGCATTCGGGAAAGTTGATGGTTTGTACAACAATGCCGGAATTGAAGGAAAGCAAGCTCCATTAATCGATTATGATATTAATGTTTTTAAAAAAGTAATTGATATCAATCTTTTGGGAGTGTATTACGGAATGAAATATGTAATTCCTGAAATGCAGAAAAACGGAGGCGGAAGAATCGTAAACGTCGCTTCAGTTGGCGGAATCAGAGGAGTTCTAAACCAAACTGCGTATGTTGCTACAAAACACGCTGTAGCCGGAATGACGAAGAATGCAGCCTTAGAATATGGTAAAGATAATATTTTAACGAATGCAATTGCTCCGGGTGCGATTTTGACACCAATGGTTGCAGAAGCTTTCAATCAGGTAAATCCTTCTGATCCCAAAGCTGCAGAGAAAGAATATGCGTCTAGAAATCCCACAAGAAAATTAGGTGATCCGAAAGATGTTGGTAATTTGGTTGTCTATCTTTTAAGTGATGAAAACGGATACGTTTCCGGACAGGTCATCGCAATCGACGGTGGAGAATCTAATATGTACGGAAACCCATAA
- a CDS encoding IS982 family transposase: MNNLIQNYKIILEELINTCSHIKTKPQIRVPKLSDLELVALNITAEYMSINSELQLFRYISKTELEQKIERSVYNRRKRKLFFYLEEIRRVLSAKFSDFTNVFIVDSTPLEICKISRANRSGICSTENIRPEFGYCAAQKTRYFGYKLHAVCDKNGVFHSFDFSPANVHDINYLKDIKENFKNCLLIGDRGYISEKLRVDLFNYSNIKLSVPMRKNQHEFVSFSKVKSKIRKRIETAISQLSGQFLLHINLAKTFEGLATRITSKITSFTMIQYLNFFIFKRSLNKIKINLS, from the coding sequence ATGAACAATCTTATTCAAAACTACAAAATTATTTTAGAAGAATTGATAAATACTTGCAGTCATATTAAGACTAAACCTCAGATCAGAGTTCCAAAACTTTCTGATTTAGAACTTGTAGCTTTAAATATTACAGCAGAATATATGTCGATAAACTCTGAATTACAACTGTTTAGATACATTTCAAAAACAGAATTAGAACAAAAAATAGAAAGAAGCGTTTATAACAGAAGAAAGCGAAAATTGTTTTTCTACTTAGAAGAAATACGCAGAGTTTTGAGTGCAAAGTTTTCTGATTTTACAAACGTTTTTATTGTTGATTCAACACCATTGGAGATATGTAAAATAAGTAGGGCAAATCGCAGTGGAATTTGTTCCACAGAAAATATTCGTCCGGAATTTGGATATTGTGCTGCACAAAAAACACGATATTTCGGCTATAAATTACATGCTGTCTGCGACAAAAACGGTGTTTTTCATTCCTTCGATTTTTCTCCGGCAAACGTTCATGACATAAATTATCTGAAGGATATAAAAGAAAACTTCAAAAACTGTTTACTGATAGGCGACAGAGGATATATTAGCGAAAAATTAAGGGTTGATCTGTTCAATTACTCAAACATTAAACTTTCTGTTCCAATGAGAAAAAATCAACATGAATTTGTATCGTTTTCGAAAGTAAAATCTAAAATTAGAAAACGGATTGAAACAGCTATATCACAACTGAGCGGACAATTTTTACTACACATCAATTTAGCAAAAACTTTTGAAGGGTTGGCAACCAGAATTACCTCTAAAATCACTTCTTTTACAATGATACAATATCTTAATTTCTTTATATTTAAAAGAAGTTTAAACAAAATAAAAATTAATTTATCCTAA
- a CDS encoding acyltransferase family protein codes for MRLKKLKTFIVYPLEALQKNKFDALTGMRAIAAIMVFVYHNRKYWRYDLPFEIMRFISEWHIGVTVFFVLSGFLLAYRYEEKPLESKKSYLKYILLRIARIFPLYWILLSCYFIDTSYSKGVDTYFLQYSLFYSLFERYSVSGIVQAWSLTVEFFFYILAPFLFLLLKKSWKYCILFLIGFFLLGWGIGFGLKEFNGNPKGFLYPLQFMIGSTFFGRSLEFFFGMLLAYLMKKEKGIQFLNKIKKPTLWGGISILIFTISIAFFARNNFVHGVERWEGRLIHELFLPVAIAVFFWGLMTERTFVSRILSTNLLCI; via the coding sequence TTGCGGTTAAAAAAACTAAAAACTTTTATTGTTTATCCTTTGGAAGCTCTTCAAAAAAATAAATTCGATGCTTTAACCGGAATGCGCGCCATTGCCGCAATTATGGTATTTGTCTATCACAACCGAAAATATTGGCGTTACGATTTACCTTTTGAAATCATGCGTTTTATCAGCGAATGGCACATCGGCGTGACTGTATTTTTTGTTTTGAGCGGATTTTTGCTCGCTTATCGATATGAAGAGAAACCTTTAGAATCGAAAAAATCTTATTTAAAATATATTCTTCTCCGGATTGCGAGAATTTTTCCGTTGTACTGGATTTTGCTGAGCTGTTATTTTATCGATACTTCATATTCCAAAGGGGTTGATACTTATTTTCTGCAATACTCATTGTTTTATTCACTTTTTGAAAGATATTCTGTCTCAGGAATTGTGCAGGCTTGGTCGTTGACAGTTGAGTTTTTCTTTTACATTTTAGCTCCGTTTTTATTTCTATTATTAAAGAAAAGCTGGAAATATTGTATTCTTTTTTTAATCGGATTTTTTCTTTTAGGATGGGGAATCGGCTTCGGGCTTAAAGAATTCAACGGAAATCCTAAAGGGTTTTTATATCCTCTCCAATTTATGATTGGAAGTACATTCTTTGGCAGAAGTTTAGAGTTTTTCTTCGGAATGTTGCTCGCTTATTTAATGAAGAAAGAAAAAGGAATTCAATTTTTAAACAAGATTAAAAAACCGACACTTTGGGGTGGAATTTCCATTCTTATTTTCACAATTTCTATTGCGTTTTTTGCCAGAAATAATTTTGTGCATGGTGTAGAACGTTGGGAAGGAAGACTCATTCATGAGTTGTTTTTACCTGTTGCAATTGCCGTTTTCTTTTGGGGGTTGATGACCGAGAGAACCTTTGTTTCAAGAATACTTTCTACTAACCTGTTGTGCATTTAG
- a CDS encoding deoxyhypusine synthase family protein has product MSKPITEFIEKYYLHFNAAALVDASKGYVAHLKEGGKMMITLAGAMSTAELGKILAEMIRQDKVDFISCTGANLEEDLMNLVAHSHYERVPHYRDLTAQDEWDLLERGLNRVTDTCIPEEEAFRRLQKHIVEIWKDAEAKGERYFPHEFMYKMILSGVLEQYYEIPRENSWMIAAAEKNLPIVVPGWEDSTMGNIFASYCIKGELTATTMKSGIEYMTYLADWYTKNSAGKGVGFFQIGGGIAGDFPICVVPMLYQDMEMHDIPFWSYFCQISDSTTSYGSYSGAVPNEKITWGKLDITTPKYIVESDATICAPLMFSYILEN; this is encoded by the coding sequence ATGAGCAAACCGATTACTGAGTTCATAGAAAAATATTATCTGCACTTCAACGCAGCAGCTTTGGTAGACGCATCTAAAGGATATGTTGCCCACCTTAAAGAAGGCGGAAAAATGATGATTACACTTGCAGGTGCAATGTCAACTGCTGAATTAGGAAAAATTTTGGCTGAAATGATTCGTCAGGATAAAGTTGATTTTATTTCTTGTACAGGGGCAAACCTTGAAGAAGATCTGATGAATCTTGTAGCGCATTCTCATTACGAAAGAGTTCCTCACTACAGAGATCTTACAGCTCAGGATGAGTGGGATTTGTTGGAAAGAGGTTTAAACAGAGTTACAGATACTTGCATCCCTGAAGAAGAAGCTTTCAGAAGACTGCAGAAGCATATTGTAGAAATCTGGAAAGATGCTGAAGCAAAAGGTGAGAGATATTTCCCGCACGAATTTATGTATAAAATGATCCTTTCTGGAGTTTTGGAGCAGTATTACGAGATTCCAAGAGAAAATTCTTGGATGATTGCTGCGGCTGAGAAAAACTTGCCAATCGTAGTTCCGGGATGGGAAGATTCTACAATGGGTAACATTTTTGCTTCTTACTGCATCAAAGGTGAATTAACGGCTACAACTATGAAATCTGGTATCGAATACATGACGTATTTGGCAGACTGGTACACTAAAAACTCTGCAGGAAAAGGAGTTGGTTTCTTCCAGATTGGTGGAGGTATCGCAGGAGATTTCCCAATTTGTGTGGTTCCGATGTTGTATCAGGATATGGAAATGCATGATATTCCGTTCTGGTCTTATTTCTGTCAGATCTCAGATTCAACTACTTCTTACGGTTCTTACTCAGGAGCAGTTCCAAACGAGAAAATTACTTGGGGTAAATTGGATATCACAACACCGAAATATATCGTTGAAAGTGATGCGACAATCTGTGCACCATTGATGTTCTCTTACATTTTGGAAAACTAA
- the arfB gene encoding alternative ribosome rescue aminoacyl-tRNA hydrolase ArfB encodes MKNFTTELTYKTSRSSGAGGQNVNKIETSVTVMWKVSDSDLFNDFQKKLITEKLKNRINLDGILQLTVSESRTQLQNKKIATEKILEIVNDSIIIPKTRYKTKPSKAKVQKRLDTKKKLSDKKENRRFKF; translated from the coding sequence ATGAAAAACTTCACCACAGAACTCACTTACAAAACTTCACGAAGCAGCGGTGCAGGTGGACAAAACGTGAACAAAATAGAAACTTCTGTAACGGTAATGTGGAAGGTATCAGATTCTGATCTTTTTAATGATTTTCAAAAAAAATTAATTACCGAAAAACTTAAAAACCGAATTAATCTGGATGGAATTTTACAATTGACTGTTTCAGAATCACGAACGCAGCTGCAGAATAAAAAAATTGCTACAGAGAAAATTCTGGAAATTGTGAATGATTCTATCATTATTCCTAAAACGAGATATAAAACAAAACCTTCTAAGGCTAAAGTTCAGAAAAGATTAGATACCAAGAAGAAACTTTCTGATAAAAAAGAAAACAGACGTTTTAAATTCTAA